GCCACCATTTCGCCGTGGtcgccctttcttctgccaggaaagtGCAAGACGGACGGAAAGGATCCGTAGTGGTCTGCAAGTCCACGGTACGTCTACGATGTGTGCCTGCGTTTTTCCGAAGGTACTCGTAGCGGGGACTTGAAAGTTAAGGTGAAGAATGTGCCAACTCtccttctgtagtttttctgtgaagtatttcaacacaaatactACGGATAGAAAAAGGCGTGTTCTGGAGCGTGCCTACGCAAAGCTGACTTCCCtccgtttcttttctcttcccgaaagcgtaatcttctgtttctgtgcgcTTCCTAtgaaatgatactgtgaaaataattttgtactaaaagaggaaagaagctgttgggaagagttcaggtgttcagaagaaagagcctttgttttcctgggaaaagctttctgctttttcagtcagtaaggttttaaaatatcttgtagGAGTACTTGAAAAGCCTTACTGCGATCCTAGCATCCGTACGAAAAGCCGTCAAGGTCAAAGAAGAGACGTGGCCAAAACGGGACAAATGGGCGTCGCTTCCGcgtgttttccaggctttgcCAAGAAGCGTTAGCAGCCTTGTAAGTACCGCCAGTGAGTCctgatgtggttttggtgagttactgcttcgagaaggtcctttttcctgaagctacgGTGTGTAATTTTTGACTTCAGTTGGGAAGAGATTTTCCCGACTGGCAAtccttctcattcaaagaagttgcatttgacGAACTTCCCATCGGAGCGGCTGGACGTGCCAGTAGAAGTCATCAGCAGCAagacttttcactctctttaaaaacacccagaaaagtcaatttccttccaaggacCCAAGCCCAGCACGTCTTCCAAAAGCTGATGGCATCGCTGGTCTTTGGTTCTCGGTTGCAACAGCCGAGATATGATGGAAAGGCGTTCCTCTGCATGCTTCGGTACAgccaaaagcattagcaaatctGCCGGTCCCTTTTGGTAGCCTgatgtattgcagcactggggatttgatTTCTGCGCCCCTTCCCCCAGTGAAACCGTCTGGGGATCTCTTATCTCACTGACTTTTCTATCAAACTGgaactttaaacagaagttaaaatggTGTCATTGACAAAGTGACTGGCACTGTTGAAACTGTAG
Above is a window of Ciconia boyciana unplaced genomic scaffold, ASM3463844v1 HiC_scaffold_136, whole genome shotgun sequence DNA encoding:
- the LOC140646044 gene encoding uncharacterized protein isoform X2, yielding MSSERKKNVSRHHFAVVALSSARKVQDGRKGSVVVCKSTEYLKSLTAILASVRKAVKVKEETWPKRDKWASLPRVFQALPRSVSSLLGRDFPDWQSFSFKEVAFDELPIGAAGRASRSHQQQDFSLSLKTPRKVNFLPRTQAQHVFQKLMASLVFGSRLQQPRYDGKAFLCMLRFLDRASKTCSSSSSREGRSRCGGSVSVDSDDGPALSCSLTGLSPCSSAGRKR
- the LOC140646044 gene encoding uncharacterized protein isoform X1; translation: MSSERKKQNVSRHHFAVVALSSARKVQDGRKGSVVVCKSTEYLKSLTAILASVRKAVKVKEETWPKRDKWASLPRVFQALPRSVSSLLGRDFPDWQSFSFKEVAFDELPIGAAGRASRSHQQQDFSLSLKTPRKVNFLPRTQAQHVFQKLMASLVFGSRLQQPRYDGKAFLCMLRFLDRASKTCSSSSSREGRSRCGGSVSVDSDDGPALSCSLTGLSPCSSAGRKR